From the genome of Salvia splendens isolate huo1 chromosome 7, SspV2, whole genome shotgun sequence:
tattcgcggacggattaaaatagaaaaacgggactcctattcgcggaatataatttataattcgGTCAATTGGACCCATTAAAGCTGGACCAACGATGGGGAAATACCTTTAAACTTTTGAATGTTAGTTACcgggagtaatatttttgacTTAACATCGAATGTGTTTCACTTTAGAAAGAATTAGTCTTACCACCCCCCGTGCATGGgataataaaatttcaaataatgaagatatattattaaataatttaaataaaaaaatatagtgtAAATAATATAAAACTATATTTATAGTTAAGAATATAAACTAACTAAAATAAGTATtcaacacattataaataattaaaaacattATAAAAGTAAAACACGCTTCCACTATGCGCCTTCATTTagttaaaagtaaaataatttcttaaaaatcGCGTTGGATCAATCTGGAACAAACTTTGTgtgacggagagagtaataaatactccatccagCAACAACAGTCCCATTTCTAAaaggcacgggttttaagaaagtttTGAATGCGTAATAAATGATGTGTGATAGTGGAATTTGGAGCccacaaatttataaatttagcTTTTATACATCAATGATCTGATTTTATTTATGCTTTTAAATCCAAATTTGGAGAATTAAATGAAACAACTCAGTAACTCACACTAAATTTGCTCACATATCTAGAGAATTAAATGAAACAATTCACGGTAATTGCTCACATACAAATCAATATGGAGGATTAAACGCCAAGACACAGCGAAATCCACACCCCAAATGGTGCCACGGTGGCATAAAAAAACTGATCGTTTATATATTGATGGATAAGTAACTATTGCACATTTCTAGTTCTTGAAAAAATTCATTTGTTTTAAATTCCCCTGTCTGAGTCGCACATTTAATActcttgtttttatattttaactGAATAAATCATAGAGTACATAAACTTAGTACATCTCCACATAAACTTAGTACCTCTCCCTGtccttaaaaaaaatatatgaaacatttgcttttcTCCGCGAGATTTTATATAAGATTGTTTTATGGATTAATACagaatgaataaagtaaaagagaaaaaaaaatagagatgatgttttcattttaagaaacgttttatttttaatgtgaTAATGTAAAagcaaaaacgtttcatttgtAATATGACATAGAggatataaattatttatttattagttcATTTTTGAAAAGTATCTACTTcacactttttaattttggagtAGTTAAATGGAGTAATACATTATCTCTTACATACTCATTTTTATTTACAACGTATATACTACTAACAATATGGAACACACTCTCTACTAATActacttactccctccgtcccagtctAAGTAGAGTATTTCTAATtcgacacaagattttatgtagtgttgttttgtgagtaaaatagaaagaataaagtaaacgagagaaaaagtagagagtgtTGTTTCtataaatgtgtcatttagagtaagacatcccaaaaaggaaaatgtgtcacttagagtAGGAAGGAGGGAGTGTATTagaatttctttctttttctctctctcactttatcaattacttcctccgtctcacaATAGAGACGGACGCATATTAGTAGGGGctatattttcaaagttttctCTAGAAGTTCAATATTAAGGAACTTAGATCATTAGCAGCAGGGGCTCTGGCATGATAAATTTGGACCAAATTTGGACCATCATTAGCAGGGGCTTGCAGTTagaagaaaaacataaaaaaaaatcaatttattaGGGGGCTTAAGCCCCTTTTAACTTGCATGTAGTCCCGCTAATGCTCACAATATGAGTCACATTTTGTgtgggcacgaattttaagaaatataaagaataatGAGTTggaaaaaatagtggaatataTGGTCTACttatttatattgattttataataaaaaaatgtgagtaaaatgagttagtgaaaagtgagacttatttactatttatggtaaaagtgaaatgtgactcttattgtgagacaaACCGAATTGACAAAATGTGATTCTTATTATGGGACAAAggaattatatattaaaactttTGTCGAATCAAATGTTCATAGTACTTTTCAAGAATCGAGGGAGTAGTAGTAAATATTATAATGAATATTATAGTAACAAAATTAAGAGAACATTGTTTTTGGGGTATGATAACTGTTGGTATATGGTTGAAAGTTATGGTGTCCTCTTTGAAACAACAGAGCAATATCCTTTGGaaatggaaacaaaaaaaaatacttcccAGTGTcttgttaaaaataaaatatttttctttttagaatgAAGAAATACACCAAAATTGTACATGTAATATTATGTACTCCCTCAGTCCATGAATAAGGGTCCCATAGTTTACCGGCTCAGgctttaagaaattgtttgattttgtgaagtGTGAGTGaatagaaaaaattagtggaatgtgtattctacttttatataataaatcgtgaatggaataagttagtggaatgtaggatcCATtgaccaaaaatagtaaaaatgaaattagaCATATATTGGCCGACGGACGAAAAAggtaaaatgagacatttaatataGTCTTATTATATTAAGTTGAACGAcataatagtactccatattcaAAAAATTTGATTTCGTACTACTAATACTCGTTAGGATATTTCTTTAGGTACTTAATGcgttatttaattaaattgtaagAGTGTAccaatatgttgatattttattttattttattttaaatgtgaATGTATGTGAAATATAGGCCAGTTTTCTCATACCCACTAATATTTACTCCTTTATCTTGTTCGTTTAATTATAGACATGTATCTAATTCTAAAATGTCTAATTGAGTACATCACTTCAAAGTGAAGTGCAGAATAATCTTAGCATTTCTACACTAGAATTTTGTCTTGAAAATATACTCTGAaatattacataattgtatCGTGCTATCCCTGAATCAACAAAAGACACCATTTCCATAAATCTGAAGTCAACCCTACAAAAAGATGTAACGAATATAAAATGTAAAAGCATATCCACTCAAAACTCTAAAAACTTTCCGATTGTAACAATAAAATTTGAAGCATTCTTTGAGAATATTGGCGTAATTAGCACCCATAAATCGACAGATTTCCCAGCTAATGCCAACCAGTGTGAAAGTTATATGTAAATAATTGTAATTACCAAAAGAAACATGAAAACGAGTAAATCCTATCACTCGATTGGTAATATTATTATCTCTACAATTAATACTATGACAAATGGCTAATAAGGGtttatgaaaaaatatactGACGTTATACCAAACACGCTTTTCCTTTATTAGAGGAAATTGTTTGGTACTCTCTTTTTCCTTTCTCCATCAGAAAATGTATGGTTGTTACGCGTTTTTAACTCATTCTCTCTTTTCCTATTTAATAGGAGTAATTGATACCTCTATTTACTCCCTTTAAGTCTTAATTTaggaattaaaaatttaaaaatactctAGTATTTGTTCTATCATCATCAAAATATTCTAACAAgaatgctggcagccgcagtgtgggagtttcaccactgtggtggctccttgtgtgctggttaccagtgtaagttcctcccacctaatgggccgctgaggtaccgtgtttgaacccctccatagcgatgtcgggccgggttatgggggcgcctggggtgagcgaatcaccttttgtccctaagaATATAATTGGATTTTGGTTCGTTTCAGAGAGACCAGACCATAAAAGAGAAACAGACAATTTTCACACGCAAATTAGCTAATACATTCCAAATTTCGAATTCACACTCCAACTATTATATACACATTCCACTCTTACtctccaaaaccaaaatcacaaattcTGTAAATCCAATATCACTCAATCTCCAAAATATCTGAAATATATTGTCATCATCACCATACATATGCAGCCCATTCGCCACATTTGTCTCTCAGAGGCCATGGCGGAGGAATGCATCAGCTACAACTACGCTGAATATATAATCAGGAAATGGGAAGTTGGTGCCGCCAAATTGAACACATTCTCATCTCTGTTTCTCTCCGACAGAAATGAAGCATACAAATTGTTAGAAGCTACCATCGGTCTTCAGCATGCCATGAACCACCACGTCAAGCTCAGCACCACCTCTCGCAAACTCGTCAGAGCTCATGACTTGATGCAGATCGCGATGCACAGGCTCAGATTAGAATTTTACGCGATATTATCCGCCACCAGATGCAATCTCGACTCTGAATCGTTGAATTCTCAGAATCGAGAAACAACGGCGGCGGAAAGTGAGAGAGCGGTGGAGGATTTGAAGAGTGTTGCGGAGTGCATGATCGCGTGCGGTTATGCGAAGGAGTGCGTCAGTACTTATCAAATTGTGAGAAAATCGATCGTCGACGAGACGATGTGTTATTTGGGGATTGAGAGGTTGAGAAATTCTGAATTGAGGAAAATGGAGTGGAGGAATCTGGAGACGAGGATTAATACATGGCTCCGCGCGGTGAAGATTGCTGTGCAGAATTTGTTTTATCGAGAGAAGGTTATCTGTGATGCTGTGTTCTGCTCTTCGGAAAAGGTTGCGGAGGCGTGTTTCGCCGCAATCTCGAGGGATGCGGCGGCGGATCTGTTTTCCTTCGCGGAGAGTCTCTGCAAATGCAAGAAGGTTCTCTCGCCAGAGAAGATATTCCGCCTGCTGGATATCTATGAGATGATCTCTGATTTGTGGCCGGACATTGAgcttttattttccaataagCTTTCGTCGGAGGTGAGATCTCAGGCGGCGGTGGCGCAATTGAAGCTTGGGGAGACGGTTAGTGCAATGTTAGGTCAATTCGAAGAGGCGATTCGGAAGGAGACGTCGCCGCCGCCTATCGGCGGCGGCATTCATCCCCTCACGCGCTACGTGATGAATTTCCTCGTTGTTTTAGGCGATTACGACGCCGCGCTCTCCAGCATTTTGGAGGATTGGTCACCGGCGAACGTTCGGAGTCCTCCGACGAAAAACCGTTTCTCCAGCCCCGCATCCGGCGGCGAAGCGGATGCATCGGCGCCGGAGATCAGCCGTCGCCTCTCGTGGCTGATTGTGATCCTCCTCTGCAAGATTGACGGCAAGACGGCGACGTACGACGACGTCGCATTGTCGTACTTGTACTTAGCAAACAACCTAAACTACGTCGTTTCGAAGGTTCGGAGCTCGAATCTGGGGATTCTGATTGGGGAAGAGTGGATCGGGAAGCACGAGTTGAATGTGAAAGCCTACTTAACGAAATACGAGAAAATCGGATGGAGTGATGTCATCTCCGCCTCGACGGAGACTCCAGCAGCAGCGACGCCGCCGGCGAAGGTGGCGGAGTCTCTCGAATAGTATTACGCTCGATTCCATGAGACGTGCAGGAAGCAGAGATCGTGGGTCATACCCGACCCGATAATTCGGGAAGATGTAAATATCTCGTTGCGTAAAAGGATTCTTTCGGGTTATCGGGTCTTGTGCAAGCGGATCAATAATGCGTCGGAAGTAATTGTCAGATATACCCCTCAAGAGTTAGATAAATACTTGTCAAACCTGTTTCAAGAATAAGTTGTGAAATGGATTATTAATACCGGGCAACACTTGCTTTTACCTTTTTACTTACAATCTCTTTGtgcatatatttatttatttattgcatattgattattattaaacttatattttttgaataatttaattttacatttaGGTTTAGGAAAAGAACTCTACTTACACTGTTAATTCAGAACTCAAACATAAAAGAACTCTACTTACACTGTTAATTCAGAACTCAAACATATAATTAAGCGAAATAGTCGCAAGgaaaatatatacatttaaaCTAGAAAATATATTCCACTACAAAACTATAATCTTAATAACCAAATTAACAACACCAGAacgaaaaaaattgaaaaaaatgaattatagaGGAGCCCGATAAATAATTTTTCATGATTGGGTTTCCCTGACTCAATGGTCCAGAATATATATGGGCTCAACGAGGGAAGCCCAATAAATAATATTGAACAATTTAGCCAAATGGATAATTTATATGAAAAATTCGATAGATCTtgaataaattgaaataagtcttttttttaatactattacttCAATTTCAGTAATGAGTTAAAATTAGCTTGGAGTAGAAGCTAGAATTGAGGTTAAACATTAGTTACATAAGCGTTTATACAAGTACATTTAAATTATACACAATTGTATACTAGGTAGGTGATTAAATGTTACTAACATGCTCTGTTTGttgatataaatataatacGGCTGCAATTCATCATATTTACACAGAAATGGCAATAGAAAGGATGGTATGGGTCTGGCCAATAATGCAATTTGACTATCCTTATCACATGGGCAAAACACGAAACATGAACCTAGTAAGAAAGGTGAATCCGTAAGAGTAAAACCACACGTGGGTTTTAATCTATTTAGACCATCCACggtaggaatagcccagcaatagcccagccatagcctagccactgtcacatcatcagcactaaaaatcctcctgccacatcatcaaaacaagcaaatagcccagccataacatagccacataatatccacatcactattaacaaatatatacaaaatgaaataattaacaatcacacaatatacgaaatttaatttacgagacatatacgggaaaagtttaataataatattaaaatttaaaaaagtacaataatttaaaaaaatacattaatttaaaaaaaatacaataataaaaaggagtgccaattcactactcgtctccgtcgtcgccgcctccgtcgctgtcgccaccatcgccgctgccaccaccaccgccgccgccgccgccggtctccctccgtgccgcctccaactcgtcctgcaggatcatgagcaaggtttgaagcacgctcttctccacgggatccgtcgccacccgccattcggccatcgtcttgatcaactgagctcgcgtttgggcgcgagcgaagaatttgagatcctcggtggattggccaaggggggatgccgactggacctcctgggaagccccgacgttccccctcgcctcccgctgagcgcgcttgcgccccatcgggcgaggtcggccaccgaccgaacgcggcgtggggaactcctgcgtcgtctcggggaggtcgtgggaaccaccgctgctacCGCTGAAATCCtcggtgtagttcagtcgttgcttctttggccagccagagtcgacacatactcggaacttctcggactcgttcagcacaagatagcagttccaataggtgaagtccttgtatacccccttcagtgggaaggctttctcagctattctcctgcagtcctcctccgtttggccactgctcatcatgcggagtgcgttggtgtacaaacccgaaaatcgggagaccgcacccctgattcggttccaggccttccggcaatcctccccgttgcgtggcctcccctccgggcaaaatctcttgtaggctgctgctatcttgccccacatgttgacgatcctctgctcgttcgaaacgagaggatcgtcgcaaacactcacccacgccttgcagagcgcgacgttctcctcgtccgtccacctcctccgtacctcctcctcacccggctgcgacgactcgccgaccttcttcttgcccttcttctttggggcgccacgccccCGCTCTGCCCCCCCTTCAACGAGAGTTTCCGGAGCTCCGGGAGTATCAAACACCaagtcatctaaggagaaactatcaaaccccaagggcgtttgggtcgatgtgtgcgatgaaccagtcgaaaaatcaaaactggggcgatagacatcccccgccatcgccggggaccccccagaagtccactgtgtagccggtacgacccccggagtcccctgtgtTGGTGGTACCCATCCCGTTGGTGCCCACCCCGGTATCACCGGAAACCCCCCCAGCGGACTCCTCCCCGTTGGCATCCCGGAaaacatctgctgccacgggtacatgttgtagtacccgggcatctgaccccatccacttcccacggggatcgacggagtttgtgacccgctactcccggaactaggcttgttgttgagatccatttcccttgttgatcttgtacagaaattaagatagagagagtactcgttaaaacaagtggtgcgaattaaaatgacgagcaaaacgcgtatatatagtgtttcgggaaaaaaaaaatttaatttcgcgctaggcggtgcgctgggcgatccgggcgctgcaatagcgccgagcggaccgcccagcgccacggaccgcccagcgctgcgcggtttctctctccattcgcccgctgggcgactgcaatagaccgcccagcgaaccgcccagcgcgggcgctcggctgggcggcattgtggatggtcttatagAACTCGTCATTTCTAAATTACaaatatctttaattaatttcggtTTATTAATAATGATAACATGACCAGATAGCCAAAAATCATACACAAATAGATATAGATAGCTCAGAGTTTCTAAAAAACATTATAAtccaatttaaaatttatggaCAAAAATAGACTAATTGTTTTAGTAACTCCCACTCCTAATTTATATCCACCACCAAAACATGTCATTccgtttcatttcatttcaaaacaAGTCTCTCTATACCATATCTCACACCTTCTCTCTGAATTTTAAAGAAATATGAGTGGAAAAAATTAGATACCACTTTTGGAGTTGACATTTCCGACACGGTGATTTCTAGAGGTTTCAAAATTGACTATATTTAGTTTTTAGATGTTTTTAACTAACTAATTTTCAACTATCTAAGGTCATTCGCAATTTAGCCCCAAATTTTAGGTACTACTACTACATTTTTCAGCTATGACTTGAGAATATTCAATTTTAGCTTGAACGCCAATAACTTAACCATGATGAATAAACATGAATGTagtgtttttcaaaaaataatgatgaattgaaaaatataactCTTTTTTCGgttcatcattttttttattttctaattttatatatttatttaaacttcgatgtttgtaaaataaaaataaatgatgaaaattctgattaatatttaatttggtTCTCAATTTTCAACAGCTTTTGAAAACCAAACGAAATTAATCCGAAAAAATATTAATAGACTTGAACACGTACGTTGTTGTACAAATTATCGCTTTTAAACTATtccaaattaattataaatttaatgtgCATCTTTAATTTGCATAACTTTTAGCCCAGAACATcgaaactaaaaatattaatactagGCCAATTAGAAATCCCCCATAAAAATGGTAAGGGAAAATTAATAGTGGGATCGATATATCCCAATAAGAATACTAGTACAAGTTGCAGTTGCAGAAGTAGTTGAGAGCCAATAAAAATACTGCCGAGAATCAATTTGTTTCTGAAACCAACGTTTTACATTATTGAATTCTCCATATCTGCCGctgttttctcatttttttctgGTTTTGTTTGTTTAGCAATCAATTCTCTTTTAGTTTTTTCTCCAAAGTCAGATGCCAAATGCAAGTAAGATTAGATCCATCGTgacacaatatatatatatatagggtcttgttaggttgagattttttagcttaattgagaattgagatgcattttcagccactcattttgaaatgtcaactacaagtagattatgtcaactaaggggtattatcgtcatttcatttcaatagccagaatatcaaatgtcaacaactcgtattaaaatgtcaacaactaaaaaaaatttaatttttttaattttttttaattttttttaattttttttaaatttttttaaaattttcgcgcgatgtcaactactgagacattatgtcaactacgatgtgtagtctgcacatcaaatgtcaatagctctgcacatcaaatgtcaacagcttataattgacattatatatgtgtagttgacatgaattgtatatgtagttgacattatatgtgtgtagttgacatgaattgtatatgtagttgacattacatgtgtgtagttgacatgaattgtatatgtagtcgacaaaaaaaaaaataaataaataaaataaataaaaaaataaaatatatgatgaaattacaaatatgccctttcacaattaattaatgtaaaaatattttccatgtggcaaattctggaccactcatttaataaaaatgagtggcttataatgcatctcaattctcaattaggctaaaaaatctcaattgatcacaaccctatatatatatatatatatatatatatagggagatgatcaaaacaagtatgtgtttaaatccagaaatgcagccaaaatcttggccctaggattagatgaaataatggtcaataattaatcaaaaataCGGAAGGTCGTaattaagcagttttaggtcatattataagatttgagtttaatgtcatattaagatcattttaggtcatgctttgttagtaTGACCTAAACATAAACTAACAATGACCTAAACATGCCCTAtgcatgatattgttctgcatttct
Proteins encoded in this window:
- the LOC121741720 gene encoding exocyst complex component EXO70H1-like produces the protein MAEECISYNYAEYIIRKWEVGAAKLNTFSSLFLSDRNEAYKLLEATIGLQHAMNHHVKLSTTSRKLVRAHDLMQIAMHRLRLEFYAILSATRCNLDSESLNSQNRETTAAESERAVEDLKSVAECMIACGYAKECVSTYQIVRKSIVDETMCYLGIERLRNSELRKMEWRNLETRINTWLRAVKIAVQNLFYREKVICDAVFCSSEKVAEACFAAISRDAAADLFSFAESLCKCKKVLSPEKIFRLLDIYEMISDLWPDIELLFSNKLSSEVRSQAAVAQLKLGETVSAMLGQFEEAIRKETSPPPIGGGIHPLTRYVMNFLVVLGDYDAALSSILEDWSPANVRSPPTKNRFSSPASGGEADASAPEISRRLSWLIVILLCKIDGKTATYDDVALSYLYLANNLNYVVSKVRSSNLGILIGEEWIGKHELNVKAYLTKYEKIGWSDVISASTETPAAATPPAKVAESLE